A single Saccharolobus shibatae B12 DNA region contains:
- a CDS encoding glycerophosphodiester phosphodiesterase, whose translation MRPLLFGHRGSRGLSPENTIPSFKIAKCFGVDGVELDVHLSKDKKLVVIHDETVDRTTNGKGRVSELTYDEIGRLDAGIKLGQQWKGTGVPLLKDVLETFGDSLLYKIEIKHSSKVYPDIERLLLEEIERFSLKDKVQIISFDFDALEKVRELDKNVEIGLIIVGKPRWFIDIAKKLNAKWIHASSWLITNDDLKITHDNDLKIGVWTVNEEEEMKSYCEMGVDDITSDFPNQLVKACKND comes from the coding sequence ATGAGACCATTACTTTTCGGCCATAGGGGAAGTAGAGGTCTTTCGCCGGAAAACACTATACCTTCCTTCAAGATTGCCAAATGCTTTGGAGTAGACGGTGTTGAATTGGACGTTCATCTTTCAAAGGATAAAAAGTTGGTAGTGATCCACGATGAGACTGTCGATAGGACAACTAATGGTAAAGGAAGAGTATCTGAACTAACTTACGATGAGATAGGAAGACTAGATGCTGGAATTAAGTTAGGTCAACAGTGGAAGGGTACTGGTGTGCCTTTGTTGAAAGATGTCCTTGAGACCTTTGGTGATAGTCTTTTGTACAAGATAGAAATAAAACATAGCTCAAAGGTTTACCCGGATATTGAGAGATTATTACTAGAGGAGATAGAAAGATTTTCGTTGAAGGATAAGGTACAAATAATCTCCTTTGACTTCGACGCCTTAGAGAAGGTTAGGGAATTGGACAAAAACGTGGAGATAGGGTTAATAATAGTTGGGAAACCAAGGTGGTTTATTGACATAGCGAAAAAGTTGAACGCTAAATGGATTCACGCTTCTAGTTGGCTTATAACTAATGATGACCTAAAAATCACTCACGATAATGACCTTAAGATTGGTGTGTGGACAGTTAACGAAGAGGAGGAAATGAAATCGTATTGCGAAATGGGTGTAGATGATATAACTTCCGATTTCCCAAACCAACTTGTAAAAGCATGTAAAAATGATTAA
- a CDS encoding vitamin K epoxide reductase family protein, producing MIILKANKIDYLFILFGLLGLGAMIYSYLSFGLDVVSRNSCTINSVISCSSVETSIYSTFLGIKLYYYGMAYFSAIIVLSLLVVKEIRINITGYLISLLSIIASIISVYLIYTEIFLLGHICILCTLAHVSIFSLLILSVIKFRFI from the coding sequence GTGATTATCTTGAAAGCTAACAAAATCGATTACCTATTTATCCTTTTTGGGCTCCTAGGACTAGGTGCAATGATATACTCTTACCTATCCTTTGGCTTAGATGTGGTAAGTAGGAACAGTTGTACCATAAATTCTGTAATAAGCTGTTCATCAGTTGAAACTAGTATATACTCGACGTTTCTAGGTATAAAACTATACTATTACGGAATGGCTTACTTTTCCGCCATTATAGTACTCTCCTTACTTGTCGTAAAGGAAATAAGAATAAATATAACCGGTTACCTAATTTCCCTTCTGAGTATCATAGCCTCTATCATATCAGTTTACTTAATATACACTGAAATATTCTTGTTGGGGCACATATGTATATTATGCACATTAGCACATGTCTCAATTTTCAGCCTGCTGATCCTCTCCGTGATTAAGTTCAGGTTCATTTAG
- a CDS encoding PIN domain-containing protein → MQSLATLGSNKSVTTVNAIMTEIFTDVKPTKIEILRETPPSRDIRQGFKKALNYMGINAEINDVMIGVSVNKWRDEIKKYEYDILDITPGRKYMALTSANYGKANQVRYIYLRNESQGYRIFGYVPFEEIKIFDIRNGNEIKISNPPHTTVNDRNSTLGIESLKALYNILSLYGEVRIKIGRDYVEEMNDDKIVELCKMRSGMISFEEEKRIKDSLNKEDVYFVADTNVYINLGNRIRELFWGQEKGFRLIPLLAVYKELSEKLNSTQKDEKLVVFRLGMAAFKSVHLALVPQLEDRLSKSGDVEVMNEVKKLKSALPNNVVLVTMDKNLASNISLNVKTITLEKRVTNKQYDMGEFLHCLSYYPQYSFNKGIRKDLYLELEGKDVAKISYNTEDLLTVNVETLDIKYNYAKVLEVLKDVIKPSS, encoded by the coding sequence ATGCAGAGTCTTGCAACGCTTGGTTCAAACAAATCAGTAACAACAGTTAATGCAATAATGACTGAAATATTCACTGACGTAAAGCCAACCAAAATCGAAATATTAAGGGAAACCCCTCCATCAAGGGATATAAGACAAGGGTTTAAGAAGGCTTTAAATTACATGGGAATTAACGCTGAAATTAATGACGTTATGATAGGAGTGAGTGTAAACAAGTGGAGGGATGAGATCAAAAAGTACGAATATGATATCTTGGACATAACGCCAGGGAGAAAATATATGGCGTTAACAAGTGCAAATTACGGGAAGGCAAATCAAGTTAGATATATTTATTTAAGGAACGAATCTCAAGGGTATAGAATTTTCGGCTACGTACCCTTTGAGGAGATAAAGATCTTTGACATTAGGAACGGGAATGAGATAAAAATTTCGAACCCACCCCATACAACAGTTAACGATAGGAACTCCACACTCGGCATTGAGTCCCTAAAAGCCCTTTACAACATTTTATCCCTTTACGGTGAAGTTAGGATAAAGATAGGGAGGGATTACGTAGAGGAAATGAATGACGATAAAATTGTGGAGTTGTGCAAAATGAGGAGCGGTATGATATCCTTTGAAGAGGAGAAGAGGATAAAGGATTCTCTAAATAAGGAAGACGTCTACTTCGTAGCTGACACAAACGTTTACATTAATCTGGGAAATAGGATAAGGGAACTATTTTGGGGACAAGAAAAGGGATTTAGACTAATCCCGCTTCTCGCAGTTTATAAGGAATTGAGTGAGAAATTAAACAGTACTCAAAAGGATGAGAAGCTAGTAGTATTTCGTCTAGGTATGGCCGCTTTCAAAAGCGTTCACTTAGCATTAGTACCACAACTTGAGGATAGATTGAGTAAAAGTGGAGACGTTGAGGTAATGAATGAAGTTAAAAAGCTTAAGTCGGCCTTACCAAATAACGTAGTTCTAGTTACAATGGATAAAAACTTGGCTTCAAACATTTCGTTAAACGTGAAAACAATAACGTTAGAGAAGAGAGTTACGAATAAACAATACGATATGGGTGAGTTCTTACATTGCTTAAGCTATTACCCTCAATATAGTTTCAATAAGGGAATTAGGAAAGACTTATACTTGGAACTTGAGGGAAAAGACGTAGCTAAGATCAGTTATAACACTGAGGATTTACTAACAGTAAATGTTGAAACGTTAGATATTAAATACAATTACGCCAAAGTTTTAGAGGTGCTAAAAGACGTCATAAAACCCTCTTCATGA
- a CDS encoding thioesterase family protein, with protein MKVGESLEKVFLVRQEHSAIAVGSGSVNVLSTPMMITFMENVALELVQKYLEKGKTTVGYHVDVKHLIPISIGKEVKVRATLIEVNGKKLKFKVEAFYEDKKIGEGLHERSIVEESEFMKRVL; from the coding sequence ATGAAGGTTGGGGAGAGTTTGGAAAAGGTCTTTCTCGTTAGGCAAGAACATTCAGCAATTGCAGTTGGAAGTGGTAGCGTTAACGTTTTATCAACTCCCATGATGATTACCTTTATGGAAAACGTGGCCCTTGAGCTAGTTCAAAAGTATTTGGAAAAGGGGAAGACCACTGTGGGATATCACGTAGATGTTAAGCACTTAATACCCATTAGTATTGGTAAGGAAGTTAAAGTTAGGGCAACTCTAATTGAGGTTAATGGTAAAAAGTTGAAATTCAAGGTTGAGGCCTTTTACGAGGATAAGAAAATAGGTGAGGGACTTCACGAGAGGTCAATTGTGGAAGAAAGCGAGTTCATGAAGAGGGTTTTATGA
- a CDS encoding pyroglutamyl-peptidase I: MTVLLFGFEPFLEYKENPSQLIVEALNGSTILKEEVKGVILPVEYEKIEDLIVTKIREMKPILTLGIGVAPGRTKITPEKIAINYRYSREADNSGKRYRGEKIDPLGQDGIFTNIPVEDLVDYLNNNGIPAELSLTAGSYLCNNAMYIIIRESKKYNSLGGFIHVPLHESYAARIQRPIPSMSLDTMIRGIRLSIEFILTNKKENLTLS; encoded by the coding sequence ATGACAGTCCTCCTGTTTGGTTTTGAACCCTTTTTGGAATACAAGGAAAATCCATCTCAGTTAATTGTTGAAGCCTTAAATGGAAGTACCATATTAAAGGAAGAGGTCAAAGGTGTGATATTGCCAGTTGAGTATGAGAAGATAGAGGATTTGATAGTTACGAAAATTAGGGAGATGAAACCAATATTAACTTTAGGAATTGGCGTAGCCCCAGGTAGGACGAAAATAACGCCGGAGAAGATAGCCATAAATTATAGGTACTCAAGAGAAGCCGATAACTCTGGAAAAAGGTATAGGGGAGAGAAAATCGACCCCTTAGGACAAGACGGTATCTTTACGAATATACCGGTGGAGGATTTAGTTGATTACCTTAATAATAATGGAATACCAGCAGAGTTAAGCTTAACTGCAGGAAGCTATCTGTGTAATAATGCAATGTACATCATAATTAGGGAATCTAAGAAGTATAATAGCTTAGGTGGTTTCATTCACGTTCCCTTACACGAATCATATGCCGCGAGAATACAACGACCTATTCCATCCATGAGTTTAGATACTATGATAAGGGGAATAAGATTATCAATAGAATTTATATTAACAAATAAAAAAGAGAATCTTACCTTATCCTAG
- a CDS encoding serine protease encodes MNKYILVSVLLILVIVSGVVGYLVGSTNDKTTQTIVQEQKVIAYPQSDPANLGNGEDYLINPVFPYHTIAAQYAYVTPGEGLVFIGNPYISGNGYLAGAKGAAVVSSMLAYQPLTSYNYYLYINSPSCINVGGAVKTDSATVMYLVSMLNEQSSLNKSLYFLGDVGLEGYMYSTGVVYQRIVQLYEGGIYYLVVPQMMALAEGQNYQMALQFAKEHGEVLYTVSSIPQIYQIVTQLQLPQPKGYMDLPINFSVGFKYLSQIYSTLYNESTNATAKAMAQKYWSEAESLAKSGNYTTFYFLPNPAVNAIELLYQNNYNLSAEVDKAILEASNLSNLWKIETAGEAVYLFTGNLSDEILANAWASLSLSINVGPSITPYGFYQGLYNAFITDLYAAEYVNSVTNSQYGNISLLLQTYRNPNVIYDFGFFSNYYAKMAMEFRDYFLRQLNNTDQQVVLNSIYSYMANETQILENAAAYYDGPSVVGYLMMSYGMQTHNLALLYYSMPFTRFAMNTEELTWQLG; translated from the coding sequence ATGAATAAATATATTTTAGTTTCCGTATTATTAATCTTGGTAATTGTAAGTGGAGTTGTAGGTTACCTAGTGGGAAGTACAAACGACAAAACTACGCAAACTATAGTACAAGAGCAAAAGGTAATAGCGTATCCACAGAGTGATCCTGCGAATTTAGGAAATGGTGAGGACTACCTAATAAACCCAGTATTTCCATATCACACAATAGCTGCACAATACGCCTATGTTACTCCAGGTGAAGGCCTAGTATTTATAGGAAATCCATACATTTCTGGTAATGGTTATTTAGCAGGTGCTAAAGGGGCTGCAGTAGTTTCCTCAATGCTAGCCTACCAACCCTTAACTAGCTATAACTATTATCTGTATATTAATTCTCCTAGCTGCATTAACGTTGGTGGTGCAGTAAAGACTGATTCCGCTACAGTTATGTATTTAGTATCAATGCTAAATGAACAATCTTCTTTAAATAAGTCGTTATACTTCTTAGGGGATGTTGGCTTAGAAGGTTACATGTACTCAACTGGTGTTGTATACCAAAGGATTGTACAATTGTATGAGGGAGGAATTTATTACTTGGTAGTTCCTCAAATGATGGCTCTGGCAGAGGGTCAAAATTACCAAATGGCATTACAATTCGCTAAAGAGCATGGAGAAGTGTTGTATACAGTCTCATCAATACCACAAATTTATCAAATAGTAACACAATTGCAATTACCCCAACCAAAAGGTTACATGGATCTCCCAATTAATTTCAGTGTTGGTTTTAAGTACTTAAGCCAAATTTACAGTACGTTGTATAACGAAAGCACTAATGCTACTGCAAAGGCTATGGCTCAAAAGTATTGGAGTGAAGCTGAGAGTTTAGCAAAGAGTGGAAATTACACCACCTTTTACTTCTTACCAAACCCTGCAGTTAACGCAATTGAGTTACTTTATCAGAACAATTATAACTTATCAGCTGAAGTTGACAAGGCAATTTTAGAAGCAAGTAATTTGAGCAATTTGTGGAAGATCGAAACTGCTGGCGAAGCTGTATATTTATTTACCGGTAATTTATCAGACGAGATATTGGCTAACGCTTGGGCTTCCTTGAGTTTGTCCATAAATGTAGGACCATCCATTACACCCTATGGTTTCTATCAAGGATTGTACAACGCGTTTATAACGGATTTATACGCAGCTGAGTATGTTAATAGTGTTACCAACTCCCAATATGGTAACATTTCGCTACTATTACAAACGTATAGAAATCCTAACGTGATATATGATTTTGGTTTCTTCTCCAACTACTACGCTAAGATGGCTATGGAGTTTAGGGATTACTTCTTAAGGCAGTTGAACAATACGGATCAACAAGTAGTGTTGAATTCAATTTACTCATATATGGCCAATGAGACTCAAATACTTGAGAACGCAGCAGCCTATTACGATGGACCTTCAGTTGTCGGTTATTTAATGATGAGTTATGGCATGCAGACTCACAACTTGGCTCTACTTTACTATTCAATGCCCTTCACGAGGTTTGCTATGAATACAGAGGAGTTAACTTGGCAACTAGGATAA
- a CDS encoding APC family permease, translating to MSEKKLLTFWQALFIGLGNIIGAGIFVMAGSTISVAGPGSIIAFIFTAIFAMTVGLNSAELSSIFTDVEGGVYSFTLKTLGEMSGFLVGWFRVISYAIGGAATALGFSGYLLLFGLPKTLYYPLAVILIAILLVLDYFGIRTVAEVDTVFVIINISSLILFSLTVPILVGIKVHNFVPLFPHGIQGVLTASNLAFFAYSGFNTIATLTPSTKNGEKVIPKAIVVSLIITSIIYISVVFSMIDAMPWYYYGQTSAPLSLALSQIHAPSWLFLITSISAILATISVTLSIIVASERTLRQLSRDFQLPVKHELLVVGGIMLASLLLGNVEAIALASTFGIIFSYMLTGLEVIIVRRKGLRGSFRSPAFPVIQVFAIILSALFMISLGLNSLEIGVVTLFIGILVYETLREVKGHENRKK from the coding sequence ATGAGTGAAAAGAAACTACTGACCTTTTGGCAAGCACTATTCATTGGATTAGGAAACATAATAGGAGCTGGAATATTCGTTATGGCGGGTTCGACGATAAGCGTCGCTGGGCCTGGATCAATAATAGCCTTTATATTTACTGCAATTTTCGCAATGACAGTTGGGTTAAATAGCGCAGAATTATCCTCAATTTTCACAGACGTTGAAGGAGGAGTTTACAGTTTTACCTTAAAGACTCTCGGGGAAATGTCCGGATTCCTAGTTGGCTGGTTTAGGGTAATATCATATGCAATTGGTGGAGCTGCAACTGCTCTAGGCTTTTCAGGCTATCTCCTACTATTTGGTCTACCCAAAACGCTTTACTACCCTTTAGCTGTAATACTCATCGCAATCTTACTGGTTTTGGACTATTTCGGGATAAGGACAGTTGCTGAAGTCGATACTGTATTTGTGATAATAAACATTTCAAGTCTAATACTCTTCTCATTGACAGTCCCCATTCTAGTAGGGATAAAGGTACATAATTTCGTACCGTTGTTTCCCCATGGAATACAAGGAGTATTGACAGCGTCGAATCTGGCCTTTTTCGCCTATTCCGGCTTTAACACAATTGCCACACTAACGCCATCAACTAAAAACGGTGAAAAGGTAATTCCTAAGGCAATTGTGGTGTCGTTAATAATAACCTCAATAATCTACATCTCAGTTGTGTTCTCCATGATTGACGCAATGCCTTGGTACTATTACGGTCAAACTTCAGCCCCTCTCTCCTTAGCCCTATCCCAAATTCACGCTCCCTCGTGGTTGTTCCTAATTACTTCAATATCAGCAATCCTAGCAACTATTAGTGTAACCTTATCCATCATTGTTGCCAGTGAAAGGACTTTAAGGCAACTATCAAGGGATTTCCAATTACCAGTAAAACACGAGCTATTGGTTGTAGGTGGGATAATGTTAGCATCACTACTATTAGGGAACGTGGAGGCAATAGCGTTAGCTAGTACTTTCGGGATCATATTTTCCTATATGCTTACTGGTCTGGAAGTCATAATTGTCAGGAGAAAAGGTCTAAGGGGAAGCTTCAGATCTCCCGCCTTTCCAGTAATCCAAGTTTTCGCAATAATACTTTCAGCACTATTCATGATTTCACTCGGCTTAAACTCTTTGGAAATAGGTGTTGTTACACTATTTATAGGAATTTTAGTGTATGAAACGTTGAGGGAAGTGAAAGGACATGAGAATAGGAAAAAGTGA
- a CDS encoding DNA polymerase II, with translation MGRTQPSYTMAVNRELEKLERIVSRLNSPTLSLLLEKVKEKVRYTQSASYDELIDPYNLVYFTLIWALAEECEKWRSTYLTLTRSKEE, from the coding sequence ATGGGAAGAACACAACCCTCATACACCATGGCAGTGAACAGAGAATTGGAAAAGCTGGAAAGAATTGTCTCACGATTAAATTCACCCACCTTATCCCTTCTACTTGAAAAGGTTAAAGAGAAAGTGAGGTATACTCAAAGTGCGTCCTATGACGAACTCATTGATCCCTACAACCTCGTTTACTTCACGCTGATTTGGGCTTTAGCGGAGGAGTGTGAGAAATGGAGGAGTACGTACTTGACGCTTACCCGGTCAAAGGAGGAGTGA
- a CDS encoding DNA polymerase domain-containing protein, with the protein MEEYVLDAYPVKGGVKLFLSDFKEKTIRTTFPVYVITDNPDMVLQHPEVKYYEEEKWRTLDGKEVKVYCFEVESFEAYYYMRKRLKVVNETPTILSQTLYRLGIRPFKRLHSSDDQFPKVTIARVVPLDWYGESLKGKVFEVEINDEVRRFYEKPEVEADVVECLGEACNYVKSNVKIRIEKKRSPVSAKGLIEWSLISLTPIHEIAYATIGKVLTTNEAWVAFKRRIIIPKVVPRVEKLRRLEDIMMADKGGLILFPQPGCYDNVYQVDFSSMYPSLIVKYNISAETVDACDDIKTELHSICLKEKGIVPEALQWLIKRKSELKRIDEERAEAIKWILVASFGYLGYRNSLFGKIEAYEMVTYFARKTLRRTMEIAEEMGLKVLHSIIDSLVVKGDNIDKFIEKVEKETGLRLDYKRYNWIIFTTTRNETPYPTRYIANMNGEIIAKGLIRENMPNIIKSFLEDVLRGLSLTRTCSDVKKVRIRDLFEYYKKRTINGEPIDYVMWIKGIPYVRGVKGFYDARLGYMGRDVNYYINYLKRVYEDVEEVISRC; encoded by the coding sequence ATGGAGGAGTACGTACTTGACGCTTACCCGGTCAAAGGAGGAGTGAAACTATTCCTAAGCGATTTCAAGGAGAAAACTATCAGAACAACTTTCCCAGTTTACGTCATAACAGATAACCCGGATATGGTACTACAACACCCAGAAGTGAAATACTACGAGGAGGAAAAATGGAGAACCCTTGACGGAAAAGAGGTTAAAGTTTACTGCTTCGAGGTTGAGTCCTTTGAAGCCTATTATTACATGAGGAAGAGGTTAAAGGTAGTTAACGAAACACCAACAATATTGTCTCAAACCCTATACCGCCTAGGGATAAGGCCCTTTAAGAGATTACACTCTTCCGATGACCAATTCCCAAAGGTAACAATTGCGAGAGTTGTACCCTTAGATTGGTATGGTGAATCGTTAAAAGGGAAAGTGTTTGAAGTCGAAATAAACGACGAGGTTAGGAGATTTTACGAAAAGCCTGAAGTTGAGGCTGATGTAGTTGAATGTCTAGGAGAGGCGTGTAATTACGTGAAGTCAAACGTCAAGATTAGGATTGAGAAGAAGAGGTCTCCAGTTTCAGCTAAGGGGTTAATAGAGTGGTCCCTAATCTCACTTACCCCAATTCACGAAATAGCCTACGCAACGATTGGTAAAGTTTTAACTACAAATGAGGCTTGGGTTGCGTTTAAGAGAAGAATTATCATACCTAAAGTTGTTCCAAGAGTTGAGAAGTTGAGAAGGTTAGAGGATATAATGATGGCGGATAAGGGTGGGCTAATCCTATTCCCACAGCCCGGATGTTACGATAACGTTTATCAAGTTGACTTCTCTTCGATGTACCCCTCCTTGATTGTAAAGTATAACATTTCAGCTGAAACCGTTGACGCTTGTGATGATATAAAAACGGAACTACATTCAATTTGCTTAAAGGAAAAGGGAATTGTACCAGAAGCCTTACAGTGGTTGATAAAGAGAAAATCAGAGTTGAAGAGAATTGACGAGGAGAGGGCTGAGGCAATAAAGTGGATTTTAGTTGCATCCTTTGGCTATCTAGGTTATAGGAATTCCTTGTTTGGGAAGATTGAGGCTTACGAAATGGTAACCTATTTCGCTAGGAAAACTTTAAGGAGGACAATGGAGATTGCCGAGGAGATGGGGTTGAAGGTTTTACACAGTATAATAGATTCACTAGTTGTTAAGGGGGATAACATTGATAAATTCATTGAGAAGGTTGAGAAAGAAACGGGGTTGAGACTGGATTATAAACGTTACAATTGGATTATCTTTACTACTACCAGGAATGAGACGCCATATCCTACAAGATATATTGCAAACATGAATGGTGAAATAATCGCAAAGGGTTTAATAAGGGAGAACATGCCAAACATTATTAAGTCGTTTTTGGAAGACGTATTAAGAGGGCTTTCATTAACTAGGACTTGTTCTGATGTTAAAAAGGTTAGGATTAGGGATTTATTCGAGTATTATAAGAAGAGGACTATAAACGGCGAGCCAATTGATTACGTTATGTGGATTAAGGGTATTCCTTACGTGAGGGGAGTTAAGGGTTTCTATGATGCTAGACTAGGTTATATGGGAAGAGATGTGAATTACTACATTAATTACTTGAAGAGGGTTTATGAAGACGTCGAAGAGGTGATCTCCAGATGTTAA
- a CDS encoding alpha/beta hydrolase family protein, giving the protein MKYEDLFKIKPVLDYDVYNGKIATIIRDEKPVLYVNKEKVQLEGYAERVDWINRNKMFITVDPNGSEIRKIYLYDGGKIEKIIDNEFDNLSPRETKEGILVISNYDKKTLHLYLYNEGKYIKLSKGEGPINNYCFNGKYIVYSTGIYDNNIHVIDLGGNEIHVINIPNSEQELANENCFTSPSSFIFLSNHEDLSKVYEFDILKGEIRKIRESNYEIFEAIPYNGSIAYVEDRHGNLVLIHEKEIVNEGFTHSLKVDGDYIYFVNSKHDRSADLYRYGKEVERLTDSMNDAKGDFIRPKVVSYDSNGLRIYALLYEKGDEDKGIVYIHGGPDWECVNSFNPEIQFFMERGFKVICPNYRGSIGYGRKFNHLNDKDPGGGELLDVINSVKVLGVKKIAITGGSYGGYLTMMATTKFPDLWCSAVAVVPFVNWFTEKKLEREILQQYDEIKVGNDENLLRDRSPIFFIAKIKTPLLLLAGENDPRCPAEETLQVVEELRKLGREVKYKIYKDEGHGFAKIENYVDSIKEAVEFISSHC; this is encoded by the coding sequence ATGAAATATGAAGATTTATTTAAGATAAAACCTGTACTCGATTACGACGTATATAACGGAAAAATAGCAACAATTATAAGAGATGAAAAACCCGTCCTTTACGTCAACAAGGAAAAAGTCCAGCTAGAAGGATATGCCGAGAGAGTAGACTGGATAAATAGAAATAAAATGTTTATCACAGTAGACCCTAACGGTAGTGAAATTAGGAAAATTTACCTTTACGATGGCGGGAAGATAGAGAAAATTATTGATAACGAGTTTGATAATTTATCTCCTCGCGAGACAAAAGAAGGGATTCTAGTAATTTCAAACTATGATAAAAAGACATTACATCTTTACCTCTACAATGAAGGAAAATATATTAAGCTAAGTAAGGGTGAAGGCCCGATAAACAATTACTGTTTTAATGGCAAATACATAGTTTACTCGACTGGGATTTATGATAATAACATTCACGTGATAGATCTCGGTGGTAATGAAATTCATGTAATTAATATCCCAAACTCGGAGCAAGAGCTTGCAAATGAGAACTGTTTTACTTCTCCTTCATCATTCATCTTCCTCTCAAATCACGAGGATTTATCTAAGGTTTATGAGTTTGATATTTTAAAGGGAGAGATCAGAAAAATAAGGGAAAGCAATTACGAAATATTCGAGGCTATTCCATATAATGGTTCTATCGCTTATGTTGAGGATAGGCACGGCAACTTAGTCTTAATTCACGAAAAAGAGATAGTTAATGAAGGCTTTACACACTCCTTAAAAGTTGATGGAGATTATATTTATTTTGTAAACTCTAAGCATGATAGATCAGCAGACCTATACAGATATGGGAAGGAGGTAGAGAGGTTAACTGACTCAATGAACGATGCTAAAGGGGATTTCATAAGACCTAAGGTTGTCTCTTACGACTCCAATGGGCTAAGGATTTACGCCTTACTCTATGAAAAAGGTGATGAGGATAAGGGTATAGTTTATATTCACGGCGGTCCAGATTGGGAATGCGTAAACTCATTCAACCCAGAAATTCAGTTCTTTATGGAGAGAGGATTTAAGGTTATTTGTCCCAATTACAGAGGATCTATAGGTTATGGAAGGAAGTTTAACCATTTGAACGATAAAGACCCAGGGGGAGGTGAGTTGTTAGATGTTATAAATTCAGTGAAGGTCTTAGGAGTTAAAAAGATTGCAATAACTGGTGGAAGTTATGGTGGCTATTTGACTATGATGGCTACTACTAAGTTCCCAGACCTTTGGTGTTCGGCTGTGGCCGTAGTACCTTTTGTTAATTGGTTTACCGAAAAGAAACTTGAAAGGGAAATACTTCAACAATATGACGAAATAAAGGTTGGTAATGATGAAAACTTATTGAGGGATAGATCACCTATATTCTTTATTGCTAAGATAAAAACTCCATTGCTTCTCTTAGCTGGTGAAAATGACCCAAGATGTCCAGCTGAGGAAACTTTGCAAGTAGTTGAAGAACTTAGAAAGTTGGGTAGAGAAGTGAAATATAAGATATACAAAGATGAGGGACATGGATTTGCAAAAATAGAAAATTATGTTGACTCGATAAAAGAGGCTGTGGAGTTTATTAGTAGTCACTGCTGA